A genomic stretch from Oreochromis niloticus isolate F11D_XX linkage group LG11, O_niloticus_UMD_NMBU, whole genome shotgun sequence includes:
- the LOC100697723 gene encoding uncharacterized protein LOC100697723 — MLIKVKHREIKKYVKLEEVSFTDFMSAVQQKFLIPETAALKVTDEQGIEVDEDVFPELAGVKEVCFVIYTAEDILETESSKKLRDCSDLTHYVTLTPCDLTVLKQHVEEPSSPSLTDTLSVSTTSSQGSDTSDSGLVQPLLESIHARNTVEQILTSKPAGVTVIHEYEKTGSLKDSTRRLMVNIIVAHMREKEGRTVSKATKEFHALGIVSLFPSLKDPYSKKGYEHFYDIQSNKGFLEWRIKTVQRQSKTPTASQNRVELKGGPTSRRTFGLTNDQQTRDQCMEAMSLLHHTTDQDIVFQKMRETFYYRQQILHDPQESANILQMFPRFLDTKGLILQDFAMMFGVETASRFLEKWNTTFKDKVAREARDLKETCLLKRLLKSALNQEMDDADEPEWDSDMASLLVLLHLLTPQPAGRKRPKKMSVGEAIDHLVKFHKSCQSLEDHLMNNEGNPQPYLLATGTSKAQVFSFYIVLDRKLLPCQSCTSLGAFDELFKCHFVFSVKYEDALSSLYTFLQTTVYNIDVGTTVESPRVKELRAKLLNK, encoded by the exons ATGTtgataaaagtaaaacacagagaGATAAAGAAATATGTCAAATTGGAAGAAGTCAGCTTCACAGATTTTATGAGTGCAG TGCAGCAGAAGTTTCTCATACCAGAAACTGCAGCACTGAAAGTCACGGATGAGCAGGGTATAGAGGTGGATGAGGATGTCTTTCCTGAACTTGCAGGAGTCAAAGAGGTGTGTTTTGTCATCTATACAGCTGAAG ACATCCTGGAAACAGAATCATCCAAGAAGCTGCGTGACTGCTCAGACCTAACACACTATGTGACACTCACACCTTGTG ATTTGACTGTCCTGAAGCAACATGTGGAAGAGCCCTCCTCTCCAAGTCTAACAGATACATTGTCTGTCTCAACCACCAGCAGTCAGGGCAGTGACACAAGTGATTCCGGACTGGTTCAGCCTCTATTGGAGAGCATACATGCAAGAAAT ACAGTGGAGCAGATTCTGACTTCCAAACCAGCAGGGGTGACTGTCATCCATGAGTATGAAAAAACTGGGAGTTTGAAAGATTCCACCAGGCGATTAATGGTGAACATCATTGTAGCTCACATGCGTGAAAAAGAAGG GAGAACTGTAAGTAAAGCAACAAAGGAGTTTCATGCGCTTGGAATCGTGTCACTCTTCCCATCTTTGAAGGATCCGTACTCCAAAAAGGGATAT gAGCATTTCTATGACATTCAGAGCAACAAAGGTTTTCTTGAGTGGCGTATCAAGACTGTGCAACGTCAATCCAAAACCCCCACTGCATCACAGAACAGAGTGGAACTGAAAGGAGGGCCCACATCACGAAGAACGTTTGGTTTAACTAATGACCAGCAAACAAGAGATCAATGTATGGAAGCCATGTCTCTTCTTCATCACACCACTGACCAAGATATAGTCTTCCAGAAGATGAGAGAGACATTCTACTATCGTCAGCAGATACTGCATGACCCACAAGAATCAGCAAACATTCTTCAGATGTTTCCTCGTTTTTTGGACACTAAAGGATTG ATTTTGCAGGACTTTGCAATGATGTTTGGAGTAGAGACGGCTTCCAGGTTCCTGGAAAAATGGAACACCACTTTTAAAGACAAGGTTGCCAGGGAAGCCAGAGACCTTAAAGAGACTTGTCTTCTGAAAAGATTGCTGAAATCTGCCTTGAACCAAGAAATGGATGATGCTGATGAGCCAG AGTGGGACAGCGACATGGCTTCTCTTCTTGTTCTGCTGCACCTTCTCACACCACAACCAGCTGGAAGGAAACGGCCAAAGAAGATGAGTGTTGGAGAGGCAATAGATCATCTGGTTAAATTTCACAAG TCCTGCCAGAGCCTTGAGGATCACCTCATGAACAATGAAGGAAACCCTCAGCCATATCTCCTGGCCACAGGGACTTCAAAAGCACAGGTTTTCAGCTTCTACATAGTCTTGGATCGAAAGCTTCTTCCATGTCAGTCATGTACATCACTGGGTGCATTTGATGAGCTGTTCAAGTGTCACTTCGTTTTCAGTGTGAAATATGAAGACGCTCTGTCCAGCCTGTACACATTTTTGCAGACCACTGTGTACAATATTGATGTAGGCACAACGGTGGAAAGTCCAAGAGTCAAAGAGTTGCGAGCAAAGCTGTTGAATAAGTAG
- the LOC100707044 gene encoding uncharacterized protein LOC100707044 isoform X2 yields MQLPGLIGFISVLVLACNSKDTEWKINVERTITAQPGSTVTIHCNFSYPQEYHTNNVTVFWKMLSVKDPTKCSNKDKHKWAFVFNTNNDCVLEKYRGKTKLIGDQNKGNCSLQITNITHIEQAIYVRIDVQKDKYSFDKDLVSVSFSMNGTGASDPGTDSYMTHDPLPTETTITKANENDTSLATILSVAIPVAVLVVIILLVAGIFIFIKYKRSRSVTREDSGYYANFSRALSNPPKREVTCDTQAKKLPEGKAIDDPVYINVKAPTGHMAPNSSSADNIYANVDYRT; encoded by the exons ATGCAGCTGCCAGGCCTTATTGGTTTCATTTCAGTATTGGTTCTGGCTTGTAATTCAAAAG ATACAGAATGGAAAATAAATGTCGAAAGAACGATCACAGCACAACCTGGATCAACCGTTACCATACACTGCAACTTTAGCTATCCACAGGAATACCACACTAATAATGTTACAGTTTTTTGGAAAATGTTATCAGTAAAAGACCCAACTAAGTGCAGTAACAAAGACAAGCACAAGTGGGCGTTTGTTTTTAACACAAATAATGACTGTGTGCTTGAGAAGTACCGAGGAAAGACTAAGCTCATCGGAGACCAGAACAAGGGCAACTGTTCTCTCCAGATCACCAACATCACACATATTGAGCAAGCGATCTATGTGAGAATTGATGTGCAGAAAGATAAATACAGTTTCGACAAGGACCTTGTCAGTGTCTCATTTTCCATGAATG GGACAGGGGCTTCTGACCCAG GTACCGATTCCTACATGACTCATGACCCTTTGCCCACTGAAACAACAATAA CAAAAGCAAATGAAAACGACACGAGCCTTGCAACAATACTGTCTGTAGCCATCCCTGTAGCAGTTCTTGTGGTGATTATTCTTCTTGTTGCTgggatatttatttttataaaatacaAGAG GTCACGCAGTGTCACCAGGGAGGACTCTGGATACTATGCAAACTTTAGCAGAGCACTATCAAACCCACCCAAAAG agaaGTCACTTGTGACACACAAGCTAAGAAGCTGCCTGAAGGGAAAGCTATTGATGATCCTGTTTACATCAATGTCAAG GCCCCAACAGGTCACATGGCTCCAAACAGCAGTTCTGCAGACAATATATATGCAAATGTGGATTACAGAACTTAG
- the LOC100707044 gene encoding uncharacterized protein LOC100707044 isoform X1 — MQLPGLIGFISVLVLACNSKVADTEWKINVERTITAQPGSTVTIHCNFSYPQEYHTNNVTVFWKMLSVKDPTKCSNKDKHKWAFVFNTNNDCVLEKYRGKTKLIGDQNKGNCSLQITNITHIEQAIYVRIDVQKDKYSFDKDLVSVSFSMNGTGASDPGTDSYMTHDPLPTETTITKANENDTSLATILSVAIPVAVLVVIILLVAGIFIFIKYKRSRSVTREDSGYYANFSRALSNPPKREVTCDTQAKKLPEGKAIDDPVYINVKAPTGHMAPNSSSADNIYANVDYRT; from the exons ATGCAGCTGCCAGGCCTTATTGGTTTCATTTCAGTATTGGTTCTGGCTTGTAATTCAAAAG TTGCAGATACAGAATGGAAAATAAATGTCGAAAGAACGATCACAGCACAACCTGGATCAACCGTTACCATACACTGCAACTTTAGCTATCCACAGGAATACCACACTAATAATGTTACAGTTTTTTGGAAAATGTTATCAGTAAAAGACCCAACTAAGTGCAGTAACAAAGACAAGCACAAGTGGGCGTTTGTTTTTAACACAAATAATGACTGTGTGCTTGAGAAGTACCGAGGAAAGACTAAGCTCATCGGAGACCAGAACAAGGGCAACTGTTCTCTCCAGATCACCAACATCACACATATTGAGCAAGCGATCTATGTGAGAATTGATGTGCAGAAAGATAAATACAGTTTCGACAAGGACCTTGTCAGTGTCTCATTTTCCATGAATG GGACAGGGGCTTCTGACCCAG GTACCGATTCCTACATGACTCATGACCCTTTGCCCACTGAAACAACAATAA CAAAAGCAAATGAAAACGACACGAGCCTTGCAACAATACTGTCTGTAGCCATCCCTGTAGCAGTTCTTGTGGTGATTATTCTTCTTGTTGCTgggatatttatttttataaaatacaAGAG GTCACGCAGTGTCACCAGGGAGGACTCTGGATACTATGCAAACTTTAGCAGAGCACTATCAAACCCACCCAAAAG agaaGTCACTTGTGACACACAAGCTAAGAAGCTGCCTGAAGGGAAAGCTATTGATGATCCTGTTTACATCAATGTCAAG GCCCCAACAGGTCACATGGCTCCAAACAGCAGTTCTGCAGACAATATATATGCAAATGTGGATTACAGAACTTAG